The following proteins come from a genomic window of Methanothrix sp.:
- a CDS encoding sulfur reduction protein DsrE, giving the protein MGPVVFLVDSSPYGYERAFGALNAAAVCLPIGSAVALYADGVYLALADQRGHLAELLYAYPEIDIFAHEPSMAERGLLSCDLSDRVEMLDDLEFVERIKGFRAMVVI; this is encoded by the coding sequence ATGGGTCCGGTGGTATTTCTCGTCGATTCATCCCCATATGGATATGAGCGGGCGTTTGGAGCGCTGAATGCAGCTGCTGTCTGCCTCCCGATAGGATCTGCAGTTGCGCTTTACGCAGATGGCGTCTATCTGGCGCTTGCAGATCAGCGCGGGCACCTGGCGGAGCTGCTGTATGCCTACCCGGAGATCGATATCTTCGCGCATGAGCCATCGATGGCCGAGCGCGGCCTCCTCTCATGCGATCTCTCAGATCGGGTCGAGATGCTTGACGATCTCGAGTTCGTGGAGCGCATCAAAGGCTTCAGGGCGATGGTGGTTATATGA
- a CDS encoding SdrD B-like domain-containing protein, producing the protein MKKSILVISVILAVAAFAMTSAMGYTIKDDKSPYPFSNKAESRPPFSISTGTPAHNLTNELVVVKKEARFSFSSQKPKSFSIATGKPYQYTFKLGEEPAAVKPQETPSEVPAVEPNATAEQNVTPVVPVTYTISGVVYEDANENAARDENETGLAGWTLDLSGVTTTTAADGTYVFANLSAGDYVLSLLVPPEYKPVAPVNVTLDSDKTIDFPVVRVPVVVPQVNETAVATNLTENVTVPLNVSTPA; encoded by the coding sequence TTGAAGAAGAGCATTTTGGTGATCTCTGTGATCCTGGCGGTGGCGGCATTTGCCATGACCTCTGCCATGGGATACACAATAAAGGATGATAAAAGCCCGTACCCGTTCTCTAACAAGGCGGAGTCCAGGCCACCGTTCTCCATATCCACAGGAACCCCCGCTCACAACCTCACGAACGAGCTGGTCGTTGTGAAGAAGGAGGCACGCTTCTCGTTCAGCTCTCAGAAGCCGAAGAGCTTCTCGATTGCAACAGGAAAGCCATATCAGTACACGTTCAAGCTTGGAGAGGAACCTGCTGCGGTCAAACCCCAGGAGACACCTTCAGAGGTGCCAGCTGTCGAGCCCAATGCCACAGCTGAGCAGAATGTAACCCCAGTGGTGCCTGTGACCTACACGATCTCTGGAGTTGTCTATGAGGATGCGAATGAAAACGCTGCCAGGGACGAGAACGAGACAGGCCTCGCAGGATGGACGCTGGATCTGAGCGGTGTGACAACCACAACCGCAGCGGATGGCACATACGTCTTTGCGAACCTGAGCGCAGGCGATTACGTGCTGAGCCTGCTCGTACCGCCTGAGTACAAGCCGGTTGCTCCGGTGAATGTCACGCTCGACTCCGACAAGACCATAGACTTCCCTGTTGTCAGGGTGCCTGTGGTTGTACCGCAGGTCAATGAGACCGCCGTCGCCACGAACTTGACCGAGAACGTGACAGTGCCCCTCAACGTATCAACCCCGGCGTGA
- a CDS encoding endonuclease V yields the protein MRYRKLHSWDVKPDEAVRIQEMLSGSVRIQRVDRVETVAGADVSFSGSRAYAAAVLLDYQDMRILDASFAEMDVSYPYIPGLLTFREGPVILRALEGIDNADILLFDGQGIAHPRRFGEASHLGLLLDRPSVGCAKSKLCGEFSEPGKERGSFSLLVDHGEIVGAVLRTRTNVRPVFVSPGHMSDLSSAIEIALNCARSHRIPEPLRIAHILSLKRAGSKR from the coding sequence ATGAGATACAGGAAACTCCATTCATGGGACGTGAAGCCGGATGAGGCTGTGAGGATACAGGAGATGCTGTCCGGCAGCGTGAGAATTCAGAGGGTCGATCGCGTGGAAACCGTGGCAGGGGCAGATGTCTCCTTCTCGGGATCGAGGGCATATGCGGCAGCAGTTCTTCTCGATTACCAAGATATGCGCATCCTGGATGCATCTTTCGCGGAGATGGATGTGAGCTACCCCTACATCCCGGGGCTGCTGACGTTTCGCGAGGGACCTGTCATACTCAGGGCTCTTGAGGGGATCGACAACGCTGACATCCTGCTCTTCGATGGGCAGGGTATCGCGCATCCGCGCAGATTTGGAGAGGCGAGCCATCTGGGGTTGCTCCTCGATCGTCCCTCTGTGGGGTGTGCAAAGTCGAAGCTCTGCGGGGAGTTCTCCGAGCCCGGGAAGGAGAGGGGATCATTCTCCCTGCTTGTCGATCACGGAGAGATCGTCGGCGCTGTCCTCCGCACCAGAACGAATGTCAGGCCTGTGTTTGTATCTCCAGGCCACATGTCAGACCTGAGCTCCGCGATCGAGATAGCGCTGAACTGCGCTAGATCTCATCGAATACCGGAGCCCCTGAGAATCGCACACATCCTCTCACTGAAAAGGGCAGGATCAAAGCGATGA
- a CDS encoding radical SAM protein, whose protein sequence is MLLRPFDPWRSRLCTCPAKLSLNPYTGCTHGCLYCYASSYIRRFSDCRPKGGINRLSSEISRLQGNELISLSNSSDPYPPMERELGITRYCISAIKRRGLRLQIVTKSDIVLRDVDLLSEMRAAVSITLTSLRLDSRLEPGAPPSSLRLRAIRMLADSGVPVAARIDPIIPGINDSEIDELVESVADAGASYVISSTYKARQDSWRRLYFAFPEVMEDLRPVYFEQGERVGGYRYLPAEIRHAILSRIREVCHEHKISFGSCREGFGSDASCDGSHLTEARKQRILR, encoded by the coding sequence ATGCTCCTCAGGCCATTCGATCCCTGGCGCAGCAGGCTGTGCACATGCCCGGCGAAGCTGAGCCTCAACCCGTACACAGGATGCACGCATGGCTGTCTGTACTGCTATGCATCCTCATACATAAGACGCTTCAGCGATTGCAGGCCAAAGGGCGGAATCAATCGTCTGAGCTCTGAGATCTCCAGGCTTCAAGGGAACGAGCTCATATCGCTCTCCAACAGCTCTGACCCCTATCCTCCAATGGAGCGCGAGCTCGGCATCACCAGGTATTGCATCTCAGCGATAAAGAGAAGGGGGTTGCGGCTCCAGATCGTCACAAAATCCGATATCGTTCTGAGAGATGTGGATCTCCTCTCGGAGATGAGGGCTGCGGTCTCCATAACGCTCACATCACTGCGCCTGGATTCCAGGCTCGAGCCCGGAGCTCCGCCGAGCAGCCTGAGGCTCAGAGCCATCAGGATGCTCGCAGATAGCGGCGTTCCGGTGGCGGCGAGGATAGATCCGATAATACCCGGGATAAACGACTCCGAGATCGATGAGCTTGTGGAGAGCGTCGCAGATGCAGGCGCATCCTATGTCATCTCATCCACCTACAAGGCCAGACAGGATAGCTGGCGCCGCCTGTATTTTGCGTTCCCGGAGGTCATGGAGGATCTGAGGCCGGTGTACTTCGAGCAGGGAGAGCGTGTTGGTGGCTACCGCTACCTGCCAGCCGAGATCAGACATGCCATACTCTCACGCATTAGGGAGGTATGTCATGAGCATAAAATCAGCTTCGGCTCCTGCAGGGAGGGTTTCGGGAGCGACGCTTCATGCGATGGATCTCATCTTACAGAGGCCCGTAAGCAGCGTATTTTGCGATGA
- a CDS encoding ATP-NAD kinase family protein produces MPGCRRCRLGFLINPIAGMGGAVGLKGTDGVAALAERLGASPVSRGRAERAFRRLLELFGGHIPAHVLTAGGPMGGDLLSELGVEHSVVHTPGERTTAEDTKRACSIFASENVDLILFCGGDGTARDVASVSGDLPILGIPAGVKMHSGVFAVSPEAAADLASGYIRGELRARETEIADVDEERYRRGELVVRIYGVARTPYLPVLVQQRKQIYASSDEEHSRLEIAQFASEFMSDGSYYILGAGTTTAKIAELIGCEKTLLGVDVIRNGRTVMKDASERDLLKLLEGIDGDVRIIVSPIGAQGFILGRGSQQISPRVLRIVGPEKLIIIATPHKLRDLKHLLVDTGDLEMDRALAGRRQVVTGYRIAQLKEVRAASDVLETGD; encoded by the coding sequence TTGCCAGGCTGCCGAAGGTGTAGGCTTGGGTTTCTGATAAATCCGATCGCTGGAATGGGGGGAGCGGTCGGGCTCAAGGGCACCGATGGCGTCGCGGCACTCGCGGAGCGCCTCGGCGCCTCGCCGGTGTCCAGAGGTAGAGCGGAAAGAGCTTTCAGAAGGCTTCTGGAGCTGTTCGGTGGACACATCCCCGCGCATGTGCTCACCGCGGGCGGGCCCATGGGCGGGGATCTGCTCTCGGAGCTGGGCGTGGAGCACTCTGTTGTGCACACTCCGGGAGAGAGAACAACAGCTGAGGACACGAAAAGGGCATGCTCCATATTCGCATCTGAGAATGTGGACCTGATACTTTTCTGCGGAGGAGATGGCACCGCGAGGGACGTTGCATCCGTATCTGGTGACCTCCCGATCCTCGGAATACCAGCGGGCGTGAAGATGCACTCCGGCGTATTTGCTGTGAGCCCGGAAGCCGCTGCAGATCTTGCCTCTGGATACATAAGAGGCGAGCTGCGAGCCAGGGAGACCGAGATAGCTGATGTGGACGAGGAGCGCTACAGAAGGGGCGAGCTTGTGGTGCGTATCTACGGCGTGGCCAGGACGCCCTATCTACCGGTGCTGGTTCAGCAGAGGAAGCAGATATACGCAAGCTCTGATGAGGAGCACTCCAGGCTCGAGATCGCTCAGTTCGCCAGCGAGTTCATGAGCGACGGCTCCTACTACATCCTTGGAGCTGGAACCACGACCGCGAAGATCGCAGAGCTTATCGGATGTGAGAAGACTCTTCTGGGTGTTGATGTCATCCGGAACGGGAGGACGGTGATGAAGGACGCCTCTGAGCGAGACCTCCTGAAGCTTCTCGAGGGGATCGATGGGGATGTGAGGATCATCGTCAGCCCGATAGGTGCTCAGGGATTCATACTCGGAAGAGGCAGCCAGCAGATAAGCCCGCGGGTTCTGAGGATCGTGGGGCCGGAGAAACTGATTATTATAGCGACACCTCACAAGCTCAGAGATCTGAAGCACCTTCTGGTAGACACCGGAGACTTGGAGATGGACAGGGCACTGGCTGGGAGGCGGCAGGTGGTGACTGGATACCGGATAGCTCAGCTCAAGGAGGTCAGGGCTGCGAGCGATGTTTTGGAGACGGGAGATTAA
- a CDS encoding TrpB-like pyridoxal phosphate-dependent enzyme yields MRSKILLDEEDIPKRWYNVAADMPRPLDPPLNPATHEPLKPEDLEAIFPKALIKQEMSTERWIDIPEEVRDVYRLWRPTPLYRAVRLEKALRTPARIYYKYEGVSPAGSHKPNTAVPQAYYNMKEGIERIATETGAGQWGSALALATCIFGLKCTIYMVRSSYDQKPYRRSMMRVWGAECFPSPSNRTNAGRRILEQFPDTPGSLGIAISEAVEDAATHDDTNYALGSVLNHVLLHQTVEGLEVKKQFELVDDYPDVIYGCCGGGSNFPGVCFPFIPDKLNDRKELRLVACEPTACPSLTKGLYTYDYGDTARLTPLLKMYTLGHDFVPPGIHAGGLRYHGDAPLLCNLVNAGIIEAQAFRQREVFEAATTFARAEGIVPAPESAHAIKPAIDEAIRCRKTGEEKTLLINLSGHGHFDLSAYDAYNDGILEDYEYPEELVRQSLARLPKV; encoded by the coding sequence TTGAGATCCAAGATACTGCTCGATGAGGAGGATATCCCGAAGAGATGGTACAATGTGGCCGCAGATATGCCCCGGCCGCTCGACCCGCCGCTGAATCCGGCAACGCATGAGCCGCTGAAGCCGGAGGACCTCGAGGCGATATTTCCGAAGGCGCTCATAAAGCAGGAGATGAGCACCGAGCGCTGGATAGACATACCTGAGGAGGTGAGGGATGTCTACAGGCTCTGGCGTCCGACGCCTCTGTACAGGGCGGTCAGGCTCGAGAAGGCCCTCAGGACTCCTGCCAGGATCTACTACAAGTACGAGGGCGTGAGCCCTGCAGGAAGCCACAAGCCGAACACTGCTGTGCCTCAGGCCTACTACAACATGAAGGAGGGCATAGAGAGGATAGCCACAGAGACAGGCGCAGGCCAGTGGGGCTCGGCGCTCGCGCTTGCCACCTGCATCTTCGGCTTGAAATGCACGATCTACATGGTCCGCTCGAGCTACGATCAGAAGCCATACCGGAGGAGCATGATGCGGGTCTGGGGCGCGGAGTGCTTCCCGAGCCCGAGCAACAGGACGAACGCAGGCAGAAGGATCTTAGAGCAGTTCCCTGATACGCCTGGCAGCCTGGGGATAGCGATATCAGAAGCTGTTGAGGACGCAGCCACGCATGATGATACGAACTACGCCCTCGGATCTGTTCTGAACCACGTGCTTCTCCACCAGACCGTCGAGGGGCTTGAGGTAAAAAAGCAGTTCGAGCTCGTGGACGATTACCCTGACGTGATTTACGGATGCTGTGGCGGTGGGAGCAACTTCCCGGGAGTCTGCTTCCCATTCATCCCCGACAAGCTCAATGACAGAAAGGAGCTCCGGCTTGTGGCATGCGAGCCGACTGCGTGCCCGAGCCTCACCAAGGGTCTGTACACATACGACTACGGGGATACAGCCCGCCTGACGCCGCTGCTCAAGATGTACACGCTCGGCCACGACTTCGTCCCGCCGGGAATACATGCCGGAGGGCTGAGGTACCACGGGGATGCACCACTGCTCTGCAACCTGGTGAACGCTGGAATCATCGAGGCCCAGGCGTTCCGCCAGCGAGAGGTCTTCGAGGCAGCGACGACCTTCGCCCGCGCGGAGGGCATCGTGCCAGCACCGGAATCTGCACACGCGATCAAGCCCGCGATCGACGAGGCGATCAGGTGCAGGAAGACCGGAGAGGAGAAGACCCTGCTGATAAACCTGAGCGGCCACGGGCACTTCGATCTCTCTGCGTACGATGCGTACAACGATGGAATCCTCGAGGATTACGAGTATCCAGAGGAGCTGGTGAGGCAATCGCTTGCCAGGCTGCCGAAGGTGTAG
- a CDS encoding thioredoxin-like domain-containing protein: MIAPEFPEDLVWLNTDRRYTMRDLRGRFVLLDFWTYCCINCMHVIPELKMLEERYPELVVIGVHSAKFENEMRVENIEKAVMRYGIKHPVVVDSGQIMWRTYGIKAWPSFVLIAPDGEILGRTSGEGIFSILVPIMEQLIPEYEKRGSLHRERMMAGMTQKKVSGILSFPGKVASDGDNIFIADSNNNRVLIVSQDGDLVDVIGSGEEGHDDGEFGYAQLFRPQGIAIAGDMVYIADTENHMIRVADLGRRTLMRVAGTGRSGRPGFGGRGAEVSLSSPWDLVFLGDHLYIAMAGFHQIWRMDLDGMVEPYAGSGAEELMDGPLEMARLAQPSGLTTDGNRIYFVDSESSSLRVIDGGVRTLIGRDLFYFGDIDGAFERARLQHPLGLIYRDGSIYIADTYNHRIKKADLSSRSIHTIAGTGRPGFADGPGDMAAFYEPSGITFLGDSCFIADTNNHAVRVYDLRSGDVSTMRINMKK, encoded by the coding sequence ATGATAGCCCCTGAGTTTCCCGAGGATCTTGTATGGCTCAACACCGACCGGAGGTACACGATGAGGGACCTCCGCGGCAGATTCGTTCTGCTTGACTTCTGGACATACTGCTGCATAAACTGCATGCATGTCATTCCTGAGCTGAAGATGCTTGAGGAGAGATACCCTGAGCTGGTTGTGATAGGAGTTCACAGCGCCAAGTTCGAGAACGAGATGAGAGTGGAGAACATTGAGAAGGCGGTAATGCGGTATGGAATAAAGCACCCGGTTGTTGTTGACAGCGGTCAAATCATGTGGCGCACATACGGCATAAAAGCATGGCCTTCGTTTGTACTGATAGCGCCAGACGGAGAGATTCTCGGGAGGACCTCTGGGGAGGGCATATTCTCGATCCTCGTGCCCATAATGGAGCAGCTAATTCCGGAGTACGAGAAACGTGGAAGCCTCCATCGCGAGAGGATGATGGCCGGTATGACGCAGAAGAAAGTGTCGGGGATCCTCTCATTCCCCGGAAAGGTGGCATCGGATGGAGATAACATCTTCATTGCGGATTCAAACAACAACAGGGTGCTGATTGTATCTCAGGATGGGGATCTGGTGGACGTTATCGGCTCAGGAGAGGAGGGGCACGATGATGGTGAATTTGGATATGCGCAGCTCTTCAGGCCACAGGGAATCGCGATTGCCGGGGATATGGTTTACATAGCAGACACCGAGAATCACATGATCCGGGTGGCTGATCTGGGAAGGAGAACTCTGATGAGAGTGGCAGGCACTGGCCGGTCGGGGCGTCCCGGCTTTGGTGGGAGAGGCGCTGAGGTATCCCTGAGCTCGCCGTGGGATCTGGTTTTTCTCGGGGATCATCTCTACATCGCGATGGCCGGATTCCATCAGATATGGAGGATGGATCTCGATGGAATGGTAGAGCCCTACGCAGGATCCGGAGCCGAAGAGCTCATGGATGGCCCTCTGGAGATGGCGCGTCTGGCGCAGCCCTCCGGACTGACGACCGACGGAAATAGGATATACTTCGTCGACAGCGAGTCTTCTTCCCTCAGGGTGATAGATGGAGGGGTGAGAACGCTCATCGGCAGGGATCTGTTTTACTTTGGGGATATAGATGGTGCTTTCGAGAGAGCCAGGCTTCAGCATCCTCTCGGTCTCATTTACAGAGATGGATCCATTTACATTGCGGACACATACAACCACAGGATCAAGAAAGCGGATCTCTCGAGCAGATCCATTCACACCATCGCCGGAACGGGGAGGCCCGGGTTCGCAGACGGTCCTGGTGATATGGCAGCGTTTTACGAGCCTTCCGGAATCACCTTTCTGGGGGATTCGTGCTTCATAGCAGATACCAACAATCACGCCGTGAGGGTATACGATCTGAGGTCAGGGGATGTCTCAACGATGAGAATCAATATGAAGAAATAA
- a CDS encoding DsrH/TusB family sulfur metabolism protein — MSHVFILTKPPGSPRAELCLKMLSGSFRLYLIGDGVYNILTGRLDGVAGDVFAFAQDLRERGVSSAGINELDDYGIMVDDIMNADGVFAF, encoded by the coding sequence ATGAGCCATGTCTTCATACTGACAAAGCCCCCGGGAAGCCCCAGGGCAGAACTCTGCCTCAAGATGCTCAGCGGCAGCTTCAGGCTGTACCTCATCGGAGATGGTGTTTACAATATACTCACAGGGCGGCTCGACGGAGTCGCAGGAGATGTTTTTGCATTCGCCCAGGATCTGAGGGAGAGGGGTGTTTCATCCGCGGGCATAAATGAGCTTGACGATTACGGTATTATGGTGGATGATATCATGAACGCAGATGGCGTCTTTGCATTTTGA
- a CDS encoding sodium:solute symporter family protein, translating into MINQILLLAYVTVILFLSWRLRQGTFSGFVLSDRNIATPAIIGVAYTAAYFSAASFLGGGGYGLTAGMPWVVFCAFFHVAFACLAWLMAGRIWEAAKEYDAKTVPQLLERRYRSPVGKVLLAAIMLVLYTVYLVPIFKGCATLLQGLIGVTYIQGLMLTVLIVAIYYAIGGLPAIIWIGFLQGVLMVGGAVLLYGSVLSTSGAFEIWSRIPAYVTSMNGIDLPWQRTLGMAFSISLGLLALPDLLIMIFSARDRRVVRFAGIYGPVSIAVYSICIFSLGVLAYGVLSGEQLGAFIKNPDSLVPFLARTYLPPGFDALVLLAAVSAAMSTISAIVLVTTTSLTSDILHYLRPGISESTVLRLTRLVGVVILITAAVSAIRVPSQIVPLVSISMGVIACCVFVPLVFGLYWRRGNSAGFVASLLASFISIVIWNFYGNTLIHPVFVGLICGGTAYITGSLFTSGFSSPKPEMLKG; encoded by the coding sequence ATGATTAACCAGATCCTGCTCCTGGCCTACGTGACTGTGATTCTCTTCCTATCCTGGAGGCTCCGGCAGGGGACTTTCTCCGGCTTTGTTCTCTCTGACAGAAACATCGCCACACCTGCGATCATCGGAGTGGCATACACAGCAGCCTACTTCAGCGCGGCATCCTTCCTCGGCGGAGGCGGGTATGGCCTCACCGCAGGGATGCCATGGGTGGTCTTCTGCGCATTCTTCCATGTCGCATTTGCATGCCTAGCATGGCTGATGGCGGGAAGGATATGGGAGGCAGCAAAGGAGTATGACGCGAAGACGGTACCGCAGCTTCTGGAGAGGCGGTACAGATCGCCAGTGGGGAAGGTCCTGCTGGCCGCCATAATGCTCGTGCTGTATACCGTCTACCTGGTGCCCATCTTCAAGGGGTGCGCCACGCTCCTTCAGGGGCTGATAGGGGTCACATACATTCAGGGTCTGATGTTAACAGTGCTCATAGTGGCCATATACTATGCTATCGGCGGCCTCCCTGCAATAATATGGATAGGTTTCCTCCAGGGAGTGCTCATGGTCGGCGGTGCGGTGCTGCTTTACGGAAGCGTGCTCTCAACCTCTGGCGCTTTTGAGATATGGTCAAGAATTCCAGCATATGTGACCTCGATGAACGGCATCGATCTGCCGTGGCAGAGGACACTCGGCATGGCTTTCTCCATAAGCCTCGGGCTTCTCGCGCTTCCCGATCTCCTGATAATGATTTTCTCCGCCAGGGACAGAAGGGTTGTGCGCTTCGCAGGCATCTACGGCCCGGTATCCATAGCGGTTTACTCCATATGCATATTCTCGCTCGGCGTTCTCGCATATGGTGTTCTCAGCGGAGAGCAGCTTGGTGCGTTCATAAAAAATCCGGACAGCCTGGTGCCGTTCCTCGCAAGGACGTACCTGCCGCCCGGGTTTGACGCGCTTGTTCTCCTTGCCGCGGTATCTGCTGCGATGTCGACGATCAGCGCAATAGTTCTTGTTACCACGACCTCGCTCACATCGGACATACTGCACTACCTGCGACCCGGGATCTCGGAGAGCACAGTCCTCCGCCTGACGCGGCTTGTTGGGGTGGTCATACTCATCACAGCAGCGGTCTCGGCGATACGCGTCCCCTCACAGATCGTGCCCCTCGTCTCGATAAGCATGGGGGTGATCGCATGCTGCGTATTTGTGCCGCTTGTGTTCGGGCTCTACTGGCGCAGGGGCAATTCAGCAGGCTTCGTGGCAAGCCTTCTCGCGTCATTCATCTCCATCGTCATCTGGAACTTCTACGGGAATACCCTCATCCACCCTGTCTTCGTGGGGCTGATCTGTGGAGGCACTGCATACATCACCGGCAGCCTCTTCACCTCAGGCTTCAGCTCACCAAAGCCGGAGATGCTGAAAGGCTGA
- a CDS encoding DsrE family protein, which produces MKTLTIVLTDGPYINQNAEIAYRIARAALRNCRVNIFLYLDAVHIPKRGQRPVQFMNIGSLFQELASMGATIRACPRCASSRGYASENGVCQEYIEGVRITSLYDLERMIRESDRVISLSG; this is translated from the coding sequence ATGAAGACGCTGACAATAGTGCTCACAGACGGGCCATACATCAATCAGAACGCCGAGATCGCATACAGGATAGCGAGAGCAGCTCTCAGAAATTGCAGGGTTAACATATTCCTCTATCTCGATGCAGTTCACATACCGAAGAGGGGGCAGAGGCCGGTGCAGTTCATGAATATCGGGAGCCTCTTTCAGGAGCTAGCATCGATGGGTGCGACCATAAGAGCGTGCCCAAGATGCGCATCCTCGCGTGGATATGCATCGGAGAACGGAGTGTGTCAGGAGTACATCGAGGGAGTGCGCATAACAAGCCTCTACGATCTTGAGCGCATGATCAGGGAGAGCGATAGGGTGATATCGCTCTCGGGATGA
- a CDS encoding (Fe-S)-binding protein: MAGHAEVKLVSNAMANTTRRKIMNLLLEKSLSKEDIGRAVGQSMLDYHLQILQQAGLIKIDNDMVDLTDFGRNFLESKGEKSERIEIRDAKKVEVVEVKQLLPCIADTTKFRIIARMDPPLGGALKALEPLFPRGRYSDRIGALIIQKGTVLITIYSTGNVTMTMIRDETHARELLEELRKTINDAIERGVTPAPKEKVRVDPMEVYRYLPGTNCRECGEQSCYSFAIRLVSGEVSLEMCRPLQEEKYATRLEHLRSLLAYL; the protein is encoded by the coding sequence ATGGCAGGACATGCTGAGGTAAAGCTCGTGAGCAACGCCATGGCGAACACGACCAGGCGGAAGATAATGAATCTGCTTCTTGAGAAGAGCCTCTCAAAGGAGGACATAGGAAGGGCTGTGGGCCAGAGCATGCTGGACTACCACCTTCAGATACTGCAGCAGGCAGGGCTCATCAAGATTGATAACGATATGGTGGACCTCACGGATTTTGGGAGGAACTTTCTGGAGTCGAAGGGGGAAAAGAGCGAGAGGATTGAGATCAGAGATGCAAAGAAGGTTGAGGTGGTCGAGGTCAAGCAGCTTCTCCCATGCATAGCGGATACAACGAAGTTCCGGATCATAGCGCGCATGGATCCGCCGCTGGGAGGCGCCCTGAAGGCGCTGGAGCCGCTCTTTCCCAGGGGAAGGTACTCTGATAGGATCGGCGCTCTGATCATACAGAAGGGCACCGTGCTCATAACGATCTACAGCACCGGAAATGTGACGATGACCATGATACGGGATGAAACACACGCGAGAGAGCTTCTTGAGGAGTTGAGGAAGACCATAAACGATGCCATAGAGAGAGGAGTCACCCCCGCGCCCAAGGAGAAGGTTCGTGTGGATCCTATGGAGGTCTACAGGTATCTGCCGGGAACGAACTGCAGGGAGTGCGGCGAGCAGAGCTGCTACTCCTTTGCCATCAGGCTGGTCAGCGGGGAGGTCTCCCTGGAGATGTGCAGACCCCTCCAGGAGGAGAAGTACGCGACAAGGCTCGAGCACCTGAGATCGCTTCTCGCGTATCTGTAA